GAGCAAGATGATGAAGCCCGGGATCGGCACCTATGATAAATTTGCCGAGCTCTTTGCGCAGGCATCGGAAGCGGCAGGCAAGGAACAATATTTGATCCCGTATTTCATCGCCGCGCACCCCGGTACCGAGGACTCGGACATGCTCGAGTTGGCGCTCTGGCTCAAGCGCCAGAATATGAGGGTCGACCAAGTTCAGACATTCTTGCCAACACCGATGTCCACCGCGACCGCCATGTACTACAGCGGCAAGAATCCTCTTCGCAAAGTGACCGAAGAGTCCGAAGAGGTAAACACGCCGAAGGGACTGAGGCAGCGCCGCCTTCACAAGGCGTTCTTGCGCTACCACGACCCGGAAAATTGGGCGGCTCTGCGCGATGCGCTGACCGAGATGGGACGCCAAGACCTCATCGGCCGCGGTCCTCGCCATTTGGTGCCGCCCGATGATCGTCGCGCACGCGAAGAGCTCGACAAAGTGCGCGCCCAGAAAGAATCTCGGACCAAAAAGAAGAAGTCTTCTGCTACAAAGCCCGCCAAAGGGTCGCAGAACAAGAATAGTCGGTCCAAAAGGAAGTAGACATGAAAACCAAGGTGGAGGGACTCATTCAACGGTGTGATCGTCCCGACTTTACGCCGGGCAAACGCCATTTCCCTGAACTCTTGGAGCTGGCTGTTTCGGACGATGAAAGCATCCGAAAGAAGGCTATCTCAGCTTGGCTGCGCGCCGGCGCGCCGGGCCTCGATTGGCTTGTGCGCGAGCTCGAAGGTCAGGAATTCTCGAGCACCTTCCGTGCACGCATCGCCCGCGTGATTCAACGCTTCGCAGCGGACGATGTGGGCAGCTCGCGCGTCCAGATGCAGGAGCTCTTAAAGGACCCCGACGAACAAGTTCAACGCGTCGTGATTCAGGCCATGGGGCAGTGGAAAGATGCCGAAGAGGTCCAGCTTGAAGCGCTCCTTCTAGACCATTGGAACTCAGTCAAAGAGCTAGCCACTGAGCGCGGAATCATCAAGACCTTGGGAAGAGTGGGCGGCGAGAAGTCTCTCGCCCTGATTCAAGACTACGTGGACCGTTTGGAAGAGATCGACGAAGCTACTCAGAAAACAATCGACAAGACCCGGCTTGAGATTGAGAGGCGGCTTAGCCGGTCCGAGGCCAACGGATTGGATCTCAACGTGCCGGTGCAAGCTAGGCTCCGCATATTCTCGAAGCCGGGGCTCGAATTCCTGGTTCAAGACGAGTTGAAAGAACACTCGCTCGTTTCAAACACTCCCGGCGAATTGGAGTGTGATTGGGACGCACCGCTCATTCAACTTTATAACTCACGCGTGATGCTCGGGTTTGCGATTGTGACATCGAGCGAATCAACGCGAGGTGGACTCGGACAGGCGCTCGCGAGGCTCTTGCAAAAGAAGTCGGTTCTCGGCGTTCTGAAGAGAGTGACGCGCGGCCCTATTCGCTATCGAATCGAATGGATGGATCACGGAAAACTTCGAGCGGAGACGCTCGAGGCCGCAAAACTCTTGTCTGAGGGCTCGCCGGAGCTCGTCAACGACCCTTCTGAGCGCGATTGGGACATTGAGGTGTATCAAGTCAAGAAGTCCATCTACGCGCTTTTGAAGCCTCGTGTGGAGGATACTCGGTTCTTGTGGCGTCAAGAGGATGTTCCGGCTGCGTCCCATCCTACGGTGGCTGCAGCCTTGGTGCGTCTAGCCCAGGTCTTCGATAGGGCCAAGGTTTGGGATCCATTTATGGGCTCAGCTCAAGAGCTTATCGAGGCTGGGAAAGTAGCAAACGAAGTCATTCTGGTGGGGTCGGATACCGATGCCGCTGCAATTGAAGCGGCGCGAAAGAACCTGGATGCGGCGGGCGTCAAGGCCAAGATCCATCAGACGATGGCTCAGAGACTCGATATCACGGGTCAAGACTTCATCATCACAAATCCGCCACTCGGTTGGCGAATCCATGGGCCACATTCCGTGGGCAAATCACTTGAATCTTTGTTCAAAGAAGTCATCCCCAATCTTTCTCGAGCACTAAAGCCGGGCGGAAAGCTCGTCTGGATGAGCCCAAATCCTAAACTCACGGACCCCATCGCCAAGGCGCAGGGCCTTGAGCTCAGGATGAAGAAGCCCGTGGATTTAGGTGGGATGAACGCGACTCTTCAGGTCTGGGTCAAGCGTTGAGAGCTTCGAGGGCGGCTTCGAGCTCGTCCACAAGCGTGTTGAGCTGATCAACAACCGCACGCACCGTGCCGGCATCGTTGAGGTCCACGCCTGCCTTCTTCAGCTGCTCCATCGGATGGTTGTTTCCTCCACTGCTCAAAAGCTCCAGATACCTCGCCCGAGTTGCTTCGCGCTCGGTTGGGTCCTCGTTGAGTAGGCCCTTGATGATTTGTGCTGAAGACGCAAAACACGTGGCGTACTGATAGACGTAGAACGGCGAGTTGAAGAAGTGCGGGATGCGCGCCCAGGTCAATTTGTAGAGCGGGTCTTGGTCCACAGCGTCGCCGTAAAACGAGTTCTGAACTTCGTCGTAGAGATTTGAGAGCACCTCAGCGGTGATCGGTGCGCCCGACTCCACAAGGCGATGGGCCTTGAGTTCGTAATCCGCAAAAAGCGCCTGCGAGTAAAACGTTCCAACGATTTCGGAAATGGCGTGCTGCAGCAAAATCGCTCGGTCGAGCGGCTCATGCCGTCTGGCCTTGAGATAGTCCAGCAAGAGGGCTTCGTTGGTTGTGGACGCAACTTCGGCCACAAAGATGGTGTAGCTCGAGGTCGCAAAAGGCTGATGCTCGTGAGAGTAGACCGTGTGCAACGTGTGTCCCAGCTCGTGGACAAGGGTGAACACGTCGTTGAGCGTGTCTGTGTAGTTCAAAAGCATATAGGGGTGGACGCCGTAAACCCCCGCGGAATAAGCGCCTGAGCGCTTCCCGTCGTTTTCATAGACATCAATCCAACCGCCTTCGAGAGATTCGGCGAGCTTCTCCTGGTACTCGGAGCCAAGCGGAGCCATCGCCTCGACGATCATCTCGGAGACGTTGTCGTACGGGTATTCCTCGTCCTTCTCTACCAGGGGCACGAAGCTGTCATAGAGGTAGTACTTGTCTAGCTTCAGGAACTTCTTTCGGAGTTTGTGGTACCGGCGAAGTGGCTCTGCGCCTTCGCGTGCGGTTTCAATCAATGTCTCCAACACGGACACAGGCACATTGTCCGAGTCGAGTGCAGCCTCGGCCGTACCGGAATAGTTGCGGGATTGAGCGCTCATCCAGTCGCGCTGACAAATCGCATTGTAGATAGACGCAAAGGTGTTCTTCTTATCGTCGAAAATCGTGTACATCGCCTCGAACGCTTTGCGGCGGTCGTCCTGATTTCGATTGGTCTCCAACAGGTTCCGATAGGTACCGGGGGAGACGGTCGTCTCCTCACCGTTGGCCAGCGTGATGGTGTTGTACTTTACATCAGCGGTTGAGAGGGCTCGGTACACGTCTCCAGGCGTGCTTCGAAACCTAGAACCGAAGGAGAGAAGTTGCTCACCGGCTTCATCGAGGACGTGCTCTTGCGCGCGAAATGTCTCGGCAATCGGGAACTCATAGACCTTAAGCTCCGGTGTGCTAGCGACCCATCCCATGACCTTTTCACTGCCCAGGCTCAAGAGTTCAGGCGTGAACCAAGCTGTTCGGGTACCGTACTCGGCAAAGAGATTTTGGACCTGCTGAAGTCGGCTCTGGATCGCATTATTGCGCTGGTCCACGTCGAATTGTAGCTGCGGAAAACGATAGAGCTTGTAGGCAGTCATACCGATTCGGTCGCTCAACTGGTGAGTCTTTACCAAAACCTCTGGGCCTTCGTTGAGCTTGCCTTTGTAGGCTACAAACTCGTCCATGAGCCCACGCACAGACTGCAAGTCCTTCTCCCACGCTGACCAGTCCTCATAGATGTCTTCGACTCGCCATTTGAAACGATCGTCGATCTCGTCTCGGATACGTGTGGTGGGGCGAGAAGCGGATTCTTTGTGTTCGAAAAATTGCATGGTTCTACCGTATGTTTTCATAAGAATTTCTAAGCCTCTGTATGAAGCATTTTCTGAGTCAAGGATTCCAACTTTTCACTAAATTTCTCATCTTTGAGCACGCGCCCAAGTGCGGCTAGAGCGTCTTTGCGGTCCTCCGGATGAAGCCCCAAGAGCCTCTCTTGCCAATCCGACTCAACGCCGTTCCAGATCTCTTGTGCCTTCCGGTTCGGGTCTGAAATCCAACGTTTGAATTCCCTCAAAAGCGGTGCGTGATGCGGGAAGTTGAAGTGCAGTGAATACACCGTAGCGTAAACGTCGGCTCGTTTGGGCTCAGCTGCCTCAGCAATCTTGTTGATGTCTTTGAGATAGGCCTTGTGGTCTCTCGGTTTGAGCCCAGGATTTTCAAGCGCCAAATATGCATCAGTGAGCTCCTTGATTTGATCCGCCTTAAACGGCTCACCGGCCATATAGGTGCTCAACAAGCCATCGATGGCTCGCCGTAGTCGTCTCGACTCAGCATGATCATCGTCGATAGCCGCGCTCGCTTTCGGCCGACGGACGAGTGGTTCGTCTTCGGTCTCCAGCGCTTCCTTCAACGACTGTGTCGCCCGGCTTTGCATGGGCTCCTCAAGCCACTCAAGGAAGGCGTCGATGGTCTCTCCCATGTCCCGCGTGCCAAACTCGAGTGCTGCCACTATTTCCACAAAATAATGTTCTTTCTGGCGTTCAGTGAGGCCGTTTTTCCAGTCGATATAAATGGCTGGTCGATGGGTCTCGCAAAACTTCACGAAAAGTTCTGCGAGCTCGCGTTCTTGGCTCCATATGGAGTCAAAGAGGTTGACCCCCTCAAGGGGACCATCCTGATTTTCTAAGAGGTCTTTCTCGTAATCACTGAGCATAGCTCCCTCGGTTGCTTTATCCTAAAGGGACTAGGTAGCACGTTTAGCCAGAAGTTGAACCACGGCCGACTTTCCGCGGTGATAGGCGCCTTCTTGAATGTCGCGCACGCGCTCTTTGAGATGCATGATCTCGAGGGATTCAAACTCCCGGCGCAAATCTTCGGTCTCGACGAGGAGTTCAACCACAGGTGGGCCGCCAGT
This Microvenator marinus DNA region includes the following protein-coding sequences:
- a CDS encoding HEAT repeat domain-containing protein, which codes for MKTKVEGLIQRCDRPDFTPGKRHFPELLELAVSDDESIRKKAISAWLRAGAPGLDWLVRELEGQEFSSTFRARIARVIQRFAADDVGSSRVQMQELLKDPDEQVQRVVIQAMGQWKDAEEVQLEALLLDHWNSVKELATERGIIKTLGRVGGEKSLALIQDYVDRLEEIDEATQKTIDKTRLEIERRLSRSEANGLDLNVPVQARLRIFSKPGLEFLVQDELKEHSLVSNTPGELECDWDAPLIQLYNSRVMLGFAIVTSSESTRGGLGQALARLLQKKSVLGVLKRVTRGPIRYRIEWMDHGKLRAETLEAAKLLSEGSPELVNDPSERDWDIEVYQVKKSIYALLKPRVEDTRFLWRQEDVPAASHPTVAAALVRLAQVFDRAKVWDPFMGSAQELIEAGKVANEVILVGSDTDAAAIEAARKNLDAAGVKAKIHQTMAQRLDITGQDFIITNPPLGWRIHGPHSVGKSLESLFKEVIPNLSRALKPGGKLVWMSPNPKLTDPIAKAQGLELRMKKPVDLGGMNATLQVWVKR
- the pepF gene encoding oligoendopeptidase F, translated to MQFFEHKESASRPTTRIRDEIDDRFKWRVEDIYEDWSAWEKDLQSVRGLMDEFVAYKGKLNEGPEVLVKTHQLSDRIGMTAYKLYRFPQLQFDVDQRNNAIQSRLQQVQNLFAEYGTRTAWFTPELLSLGSEKVMGWVASTPELKVYEFPIAETFRAQEHVLDEAGEQLLSFGSRFRSTPGDVYRALSTADVKYNTITLANGEETTVSPGTYRNLLETNRNQDDRRKAFEAMYTIFDDKKNTFASIYNAICQRDWMSAQSRNYSGTAEAALDSDNVPVSVLETLIETAREGAEPLRRYHKLRKKFLKLDKYYLYDSFVPLVEKDEEYPYDNVSEMIVEAMAPLGSEYQEKLAESLEGGWIDVYENDGKRSGAYSAGVYGVHPYMLLNYTDTLNDVFTLVHELGHTLHTVYSHEHQPFATSSYTIFVAEVASTTNEALLLDYLKARRHEPLDRAILLQHAISEIVGTFYSQALFADYELKAHRLVESGAPITAEVLSNLYDEVQNSFYGDAVDQDPLYKLTWARIPHFFNSPFYVYQYATCFASSAQIIKGLLNEDPTEREATRARYLELLSSGGNNHPMEQLKKAGVDLNDAGTVRAVVDQLNTLVDELEAALEALNA